The Aeromicrobium tamlense nucleotide sequence CGAACGGATCGCCCTGCTTGCCACGGGGATCGGGTCGCTGCAGGTCGCAGCGCCCGGTGCTGGCGCGATCATCACGATCCTCGTCGCTGGCTTGGCGCTCGGCGCCGCGGTCATCGTCTGGCTCAGCCTGCTGATCCGCAAGGCGCTGCTGCTGATCGCGATCGTGTTCGCGCCCGTCGCGCTCGCTGGGGCGAGCTGGGACCAGACTCGCGGCTGGGTGTCCAAATGGGCTGCGTTCGTGCTTGCGCTCATTCTGTCCAAGGTCGTCTTGGTCGTGATCTTCCTGCTTGCGACAGCGCAGGTCTCGGCTCCCATCGACAGCGACCTGAGGTCGGTCAGCGAACCGATCTCCGGCGTCGTGCTGATGCTCGTGGCCGGGTTCGCCCCGTACCTGACCTACAAGGCCATCGGGTTCATGGGATTCGACATGCACCACGCGATGTCCGCCGAACAAGAAGCCAAGTCCGCGCTCAACCGCCCTATCCCCATCCCGATGAACCGTCGTCTCGGGCAGGCCCCTCCGGCCGTCCTTGGTGGAGCGAACTCCGGCTCGAAGCACGGGGTGCCTGCTCCCATCCCCAGACCTTCAGCTCCCGAAGCCGCGGGTGGTTCGGCGGCCGCCGCAGGCGGCGTCGGTGCCGCGGCCGTCGCCGGAGTGCAGGCGGCCAAGGCTGGCTCCACGGTTGGCACTGCCGCGGGCAGTTCAGCGTCTCGGCAGGCCGACGGGGCGTCTCCCCCGCAGCCGGCACCTCCTGTCCAGCAGGTCGCGGATCCCTTCACCGACTCCCCCGGAACACGGTGACCCCCGTGACTACCCCCGTCACGGGCACCGAGACCCCAGGCCTGCATGCGGTGAAGTTCTCGCGCCTCAGCCGTCGCGGAATCCTGCTCGGTCTGTCTCTGAGTCAGCTCGTCACTGTCGGCGTCGGTGCGGTCGTCCTGGTGATCGGGCTCTATTCCGGCGCCTCGGCAGCATTGGCGATCGTGGCCCCCGTGGTCCTGGGGTGCGCGTTCATGGCGTTCGTTGGGGTGGGCGGCCGCAAGGTCATCGAATGGGCGCCGATCGCCTCCGTCTGGGTGTGGCGCATGGTGGGCGGGCAGCTCGTGTTCCGGCGCCGGGTCGTGCGACCACGGCCTGCCGGCACGTTGTCGTTGCCCGGTGACGCAGCACGACTACGGCTATGGGTCGACCTCGACAGCGGCGCGGTGATGGTCCACGACCCGCACGCGGGCACACTCACCGCTGTCGTCGCGGTGGCGCATCCCGCGTTCCTCCTGCTGGACCCGGCCGAGCAACACCGGCGCGTCACCAGCTGGGGACGAGTCCTCACCACGGCCTGCCGTTCCGGACGCATCGCGGCACTCCAAGTGAGCGAA carries:
- a CDS encoding conjugal transfer protein TrbL, whose amino-acid sequence is MADVCDVPVIAAVCSTAGEGAATLVAAPFDWLAVSMGNAAAWMFESVWAVFDSTTMVDVTSGQFTRVYNILFGVAVFVMLGFFTLQVIGGMIRREPAALSRAALGLAKSILGSFVALALIATALEVTDRISIGIVHAAGTNMDAMGERIALLATGIGSLQVAAPGAGAIITILVAGLALGAAVIVWLSLLIRKALLLIAIVFAPVALAGASWDQTRGWVSKWAAFVLALILSKVVLVVIFLLATAQVSAPIDSDLRSVSEPISGVVLMLVAGFAPYLTYKAIGFMGFDMHHAMSAEQEAKSALNRPIPIPMNRRLGQAPPAVLGGANSGSKHGVPAPIPRPSAPEAAGGSAAAAGGVGAAAVAGVQAAKAGSTVGTAAGSSASRQADGASPPQPAPPVQQVADPFTDSPGTR